TTCTTTAAAAGCTCCAAATATATTATCTATAGGTTTCCAATCTATTACTGTAAATGCAACAGTAGACAAAACTAATAAAATTGAAGCAAATACAAGAACACTTCCAATCAGTAATAAAATAAATATACAAGCATTCAAAAATGTCCAAACTATTCCAAAACTATTGGCAAAAAATAAGAAGAGTATCAAACTTGTTATTAATTGACCTACATATGCAAAATCAAAATTATAACAACAAACATAAGAAATTGTGTTCATAGGCATAAGTAGAATACGATCAAAATATCCACCCTGTATGTAATAACCAAGATGCCTTAAATTATTAAAAAATAATGAACAGATACTATAACTAAGATGTGCAAACAAATAGATAAATAAAAACTGGCCACTTGTTAAATCTCCAAATCCGTGAAATTGACTCAAAATAATAAGCATTATTGAGATAGACATAATCTCTGACATAAAAATAGTAAGTATCATTAGAAAAAAACTACCTTTAAATAAGAGTGTATTTTGTACTGAATTTATAACGATTGTTTTTATTGCTTTTAAATTCATAATTAACCTCCAAAAGATTCAACTCTTTTTATTCCCTTCTTCCAAAGTAATAAAAGTACAAATGAACCTGCAATACAATAAAGGATCAGAATCCAAAGCTCAAAAAAATACACGTCTTTTATCGTTAACCCCATCAAATATGA
The Treponema bryantii DNA segment above includes these coding regions:
- a CDS encoding ABC-2 family transporter protein; its protein translation is MNLKAIKTIVINSVQNTLLFKGSFFLMILTIFMSEIMSISIMLIILSQFHGFGDLTSGQFLFIYLFAHLSYSICSLFFNNLRHLGYYIQGGYFDRILLMPMNTISYVCCYNFDFAYVGQLITSLILFLFFANSFGIVWTFLNACIFILLLIGSVLVFASILLVLSTVAFTVIDWKPIDNIFGAFKEMLWYPTSIYNRLVRIILYSFVPLAYVVFEPTQIFYKVCANFRQYYYIPLIFVFVAIGLFIFSYRVWNLRSKYYQSVG